The following proteins come from a genomic window of Trifolium pratense cultivar HEN17-A07 linkage group LG4, ARS_RC_1.1, whole genome shotgun sequence:
- the LOC123920917 gene encoding TMV resistance protein N-like isoform X1, whose protein sequence is MMNHVEFTHDVFLSFRGRTRYSFTDHLFRSLLRHGIDVFRDDKNIKIGDEIGPSLLQAIEASRISIVVLCKDYASSSWCLDELVKIVDCYENNGKLVFVIFYKVEPSDVRHQRNSYEIAMIEHENRFGRESEKVKAWRAALNRVCALSGLHYRDDIYESEFIDKIVRDISAKLPPMPLQIKHLVGLDSRFEQLKSLIDIDSDDSVCMLGICGGGGLGKTTFAMDIYNKIRHRFEAGSFLSNVREKSNGSTSGLGDLQRTLLSEMGVETQTMMGSTFRGSSEIKRRLSHKRVLLVLDDVDSVKQLETLAGGHDWFGFGSRIIITTRDADVLHKHDVKTYKLEELNYHESIELFCWYAFNMSKPAENFGNISSRAINYAKGIPLVLKVIGSNLKGKSIEDWDIELQKYKKVPDVEIQGVLEISYKSLSDLDQKVFLDIACFFKGERWDYVKRVLDACDFYPIIRVFVSKCLITVDENGCLEMHDLIQDMGREIVRKESVSNPGERSRLWSHKDVLDVLKGNMGSSTVEGIKLHPPKQEKVDQWAHTAFEKMKNLRILILRNTLFLSGPNYLPNSLRLLDWKSFPSKNFPPDFYPYRIVDFKLPHCSMILKKPFQFVLQIFEDLTFINLSHSQSITQIPDLSGAKNLRMFTLDKCRKLVRFDISIGFLPNLVYLSASGCTELKCFVPKMYLPSLQELSFNFCEKLEYFPHVIQKMDKPLKIYMINTAVKEFPKSIGNLTGLQYIDMSQCKGVKDLSSSFLLLPKLLTLKIDGCSQLGASFQKFKDRHSGANGYPNLETLHFSEANLSYEDVDAIIECFPKLTDLKVSHSEFIALPKCIRGSLHLKSLDVSFCNNLTEIPELPLSIQKIDAGHCQSLTSEASSLLWSKVPQEIQRIQVVMPMLKREIPEWFDCIYSQGIPIFRARRKFPIVALALVFQEVKKTTDNLPSFMDNIRLLSGIKKFYIISLHLFIDGQEICGRDFHFFNVGEDHVILCDLRVLFSDEECQNLNASLGDDWKTIQVQIQCVPNLKQDLILTNWGVYVYKQETSMNNIQFIPPNLINSFSYMLLSWLDLHRSYEQYKKHILNSFKFTDILNTDSIWRQSDVADIFSKVIFRWLRNTKAEIADEASSSLCGASLKQGHEDSVADVVQVLEMLKENVPKHIAEHECYQLEDRFVESLLTAYVELENTLNIRMPIVLVYIDIQGTNQRYWGNMEIKLGDPVFKSVLSRFNDFPFRVGTTTETSATILELKCQPDFEEEASSSSIEESFEEDAVYEELMRRIGQDAMSLNKHYGKIKASIVQIDGPFSEMYETEASLFQMLMRNRFTRLYMFGSPYKITITSYGMIRSEDEYIPIVRTCFWLLYAVLLVLILLSFCFTHMILVWGWLLVKKFFVVSCKKVYRIIDKSIMRVKKKEL, encoded by the exons ATGATGAATCACGTTGAGTTCACACACGACGTTTTTCTAAGTTTCAGAGGCAGAACACGCTACTCCTTCACCGATCATCTCTTCCGTTCTCTTCTCCGTCACGGAATCGATGTTTTCAGAGATGATAAAAACATCAAGATCGGCGACGAAATTGGTCCTTCACTTCTACAAGCAATCGAAGCTTCTAGAATCTCGATTGTTGTTCTTTGTAAAGACTACGCTTCTTCCAGTTGGTGCCTTGACGAGCTTGTTAAGATCGTTGACTGTTATGAAAATAATGGAAAATTggtttttgttatattttataaggTTGAACCTTCTGATGTTAGACATCAGAGAAATAGTTATGAAATTGCTATGATTGAACATGAGAACAGATTTGGAAGGGAATCGGAGAAGGTTAAAGCATGGAGGGCAGCTTTGAATAGAGTTTGTGCTCTTAGTGGACTTCATTACAGAGATGATAT CTATGAATCTGAGTTTATTGATAAGATTGTCAGAGACATCTCAGCTAAACTACCTCCCATGCCTTTACAAATCAAACACTTAGTTGGACTTGATTCTCGTTTTGAACAATTGAAGTCTCTCATTGATATCGATTCTGATGATTCTGTTTGCATGTTGGGAATTTGTGGAGGTGGTGGATTAGGCAAAACCACATTTGCCATGGATATATATAACAAGATCAGACATCGATTTGAAGCTGGAAGTTTTCTTTCTAATGTCAGAGAAAAATCAAATGGAAGCACTAGTGGCCTGGGAGATCTGCAAAGGACACTTCTGTCTGAAATGGGTGTGGAGACACAAACCATGATGGGAAGCACATTTAGAGGAAGTTCAGAAATAAAACGCAGGCTATCCCACAAAAGAGTTCTTTTGGTACTAGATGATGTTGATTCAGTAAAACAATTGGAAACATTAGCTGGAGGACATGATTGGTTTGGTTTTGGTAGCAGAATCATCATAACAACAAGAGATGCAGATGTTCTACATAAGCATGATGTGAAAACATATAAACTGGAAGAGTTAAATTATCATGAATCCATTGAACTCTTTTGTTGGTATGCCTTTAATATGAGCAAACCTGCAGAAAACTTTGGAAATATCTCGTCTCGTGCAATAAATTATGCAAAGGGTATTCCATTGGTTTTAAAAGTAATAGGATCGAATTTAAAAGGTAAGAGCATAGAGGACTGGGATATTGAACTGCAGAAATATAAAAAGGTTCCAGATGTTGAGATTCAAGGTGTACTGGAAATAAGCTACAAAAGCCTATCTGACTTGGACCAAAAAGTTTTTCTTGACATTGCTTGCTTTTTCAAAGGGgaaagatgggattatgttaaaAGGGTACTAGATGCTTGTGATTTCTACCCAATTATACGAGTATTTGTTAGTAAATGTCTCATAActgttgatgaaaatggttGTTTAGAAATGCATGATCTAATACAAGACATGGGTAGAGAGATTGTTCGGAAGGAATCTGTATCAAACCCTGGTGAACGCAGCAGATTATGGTCTCATAAAGATGTTCTTGATGTACTAAAAGGAAACATG GGAAGTTCTACAGTTGAAGGAATAAAGCTTCATCCCccaaaacaagaaaaagtaGATCAGTGGGCTCATACTGCCTTCGAGAAGATGAAAAACCTCAGAATTTTGATTCTTAGGAATACATTATTTTTATCAGGTCCTAATTATCTGCCAAATAGTTTACGTCTACTCGATTGGAAGAGCTTCCCATCAAAGAATTTCCCGCCAGATTTTTATCCATATAGAATTGTTGACTTCAAGTTACCTCATTGCTCTATGATATTGAAAAAGCCCTTCCAG TTTGTTTTGCAGATTTTTGAGGATTTAACATTCATCAATCTCTCGCATAGTCAATCCATAACTCAAATTCCTGATCTGTCTGGAGCTAAAAACTTAAGAATGTTTACACTTGATAAATGTCGTAAACTGGTAAGGTTTGATATATCAATTGGGTTTTTGCCTAATCTGGTGTATTTAAGTGCTTCTGGGTGCACTGAGCTCAAATGTTTTGTGCCAAAAATGTATTTGCCATCCCTTCAAGAGCTTTCATTTAATTTCTGCGAAAAGTTGGAATACTTCCCACATGTAATACAAAAGATGGATAAGCCGTTAAAGATTTACATGATAAATACTGCCGTTAAGGAGTTTCCAAAGTCTATTGGTAACCTTACGGGGCTTCAATATATAGACATGTCACAATGTAAAGGGGTCAAAGATCTATCGAGTAGCTTCTTACTGCTTCCAAAACTGCTCACTTTGAAAATTGATGGATGCTCTCAACTTGGGGCATCATTTCAAAAGTTCAAAGATCGCCATTCAGGGGCAAATGGTTATCCAAATTTAGAAACACTTCATTTTAGCGAGGCTAATCTATCATATGAAGATGTTGATGCCATTATTGAATGTTTTCCAAAACTCACAGACTTGAAAGTATCACACAGTGAGTTTATAGCCCTTCCAAAATGCATCAGAGGTTCTTTGCACTTGAAAAGTCTTGATGTGAGCTTTTGCAATAATCTCACAGAAATTCCAGAACTTCCATTAAGTATTCAGAAAATAGATGCAGGACATTGTCAATCCTTAACATCAGAGGCATCAAGTTTGCTGTGGTCTAAG GTTCCCCAAGAGATCCAAAGAATACAAGTTGTGATGCCGATGCTGAAAAGGGAGATTCCAGAATGGTTTGACTGTATTTACTCTCAAGGGATTCCGATTTTTCGGGCTCGCAGGAAGTTTCCCATTGTTGCTTTAGCATTAGTTTTCCAGgaagtaaaaaaaacaacagaCAATCTTCCTTCATTTATGGATAATATAAGATTGTTGTCTGGAATTAAGAAATTTTACATTATTAGCCTCCATTTGTTTATTGATGGCCAAGAAATTTGTGGCAGGGATTTCCATTTTTTCAATGTTGGGGAAGATCATGTGATATTGTGTGATCTACGAGTTTTGTTTAGTGATGAAGAGTGTCAGAACCTTAATGCAAGTCTTGGAGATGACTGGAAGACAATTCAGGTTCAAATTCAATGTGTTCCTAACTTGAAGCAAGACTTGATTCTGACTAATTGGGGAGTTTATGTGTACAAGCAAGAAACAAGCATGAATAATATACAATTCATACCTCCCAATCTGATCAACTCTTTTTCCTATATGCTATTATCATGGTTGGATCTACATAGATCTTATGAGCAGTACAAGAAACATATTTTGAACAGTTTCAAATTTACTGACATATTGAATACGGATTCCATTTGGCGACAATCAGATGTTGCAGACATTTTTTCCAAAGTGATTTTCCGCTGGTTGAGAAATACCAAGGCTGAAATTGCAGACGAGGCTTCCTCCTCACTGTGTGGGGCAAGTTTAAAGCAAGGCCATGAAGATTCTGTAGCAGATGTGGTTCAGGTATTAGAGATGCTAAAAGAGAATGTACCAAAACATATTGCTGAACATGAATGTTATCAATTGGAAGACAGATTTGTGGAAAGCTTATTGACGGCATATGTAGAATTGGAAAACACCTTGAACATAAGAATGCCTATTGTTCTAGTGTACATTGATATACAGGGAACGAACCAACGCTATTGGGGAAACATGGAGATAAAATTGGGAGATCCAGTTTTCAAATCAGTGTTGAGTAGGTTTAACGATTTTCCATTTCGAGTTGGGACAACCACTGAAACCTCAGCCACTATCCTTGAGTTGAAATGCCAGCCTGACTTTGAGGAGGAAGCTTCGAGCTCTAGCATTGAAGAATCCTTTGAGGAAGATGCTGTATATGAGGAGTTAATGAGGAGGATAGGGCAAGATGCTATGAGCTTGAATAAACATTATGGCAAGATAAAGGCATCTATTGTTCAAATTGATGGGCCATTTTCTGAAATGTATGAAACAGAAGCTTCCCTCTTCCAAATGCTTATGAGAAATCGTTTTACGAGATTGTATATGTTTGGATCACCATACAAGATTACGATCACATCTTATGGGATGATTAGGTCAGAGGACGAATATATACCCATTGTCAGGACATGTTTCTGGTTATTGTACGCGGTTCTTCTTGTTCTAATCTTGCTGTCATTTTGTtttactcatatgatattagtGTGGGGTTGGTTGCTTGTCAAGAAATTTTTTGTTGTGTCTTGTAAAAAAGTATACAGGATAATTGACAAGAGTATTATGAGAGTAAAGAAGAAGGAATTGTAG
- the LOC123920917 gene encoding TMV resistance protein N-like isoform X2, producing MMNHVEFTHDVFLSFRGRTRYSFTDHLFRSLLRHGIDVFRDDKNIKIGDEIGPSLLQAIEASRISIVVLCKDYASSSWCLDELVKIVDCYENNGKLVFVIFYKVEPSDVRHQRNSYEIAMIEHENRFGRESEKVKAWRAALNRVCALSGLHYRDDIYESEFIDKIVRDISAKLPPMPLQIKHLVGLDSRFEQLKSLIDIDSDDSVCMLGICGGGGLGKTTFAMDIYNKIRHRFEAGSFLSNVREKSNGSTSGLGDLQRTLLSEMGVETQTMMGSTFRGSSEIKRRLSHKRVLLVLDDVDSVKQLETLAGGHDWFGFGSRIIITTRDADVLHKHDVKTYKLEELNYHESIELFCWYAFNMSKPAENFGNISSRAINYAKGIPLVLKVIGSNLKGKSIEDWDIELQKYKKVPDVEIQGVLEISYKSLSDLDQKVFLDIACFFKGERWDYVKRVLDACDFYPIIRVFVSKCLITVDENGCLEMHDLIQDMGREIVRKESVSNPGERSRLWSHKDVLDVLKGNMGSSTVEGIKLHPPKQEKVDQWAHTAFEKMKNLRILILRNTLFLSGPNYLPNSLRLLDWKSFPSKNFPPDFYPYRIVDFKLPHCSMILKKPFQIFEDLTFINLSHSQSITQIPDLSGAKNLRMFTLDKCRKLVRFDISIGFLPNLVYLSASGCTELKCFVPKMYLPSLQELSFNFCEKLEYFPHVIQKMDKPLKIYMINTAVKEFPKSIGNLTGLQYIDMSQCKGVKDLSSSFLLLPKLLTLKIDGCSQLGASFQKFKDRHSGANGYPNLETLHFSEANLSYEDVDAIIECFPKLTDLKVSHSEFIALPKCIRGSLHLKSLDVSFCNNLTEIPELPLSIQKIDAGHCQSLTSEASSLLWSKVPQEIQRIQVVMPMLKREIPEWFDCIYSQGIPIFRARRKFPIVALALVFQEVKKTTDNLPSFMDNIRLLSGIKKFYIISLHLFIDGQEICGRDFHFFNVGEDHVILCDLRVLFSDEECQNLNASLGDDWKTIQVQIQCVPNLKQDLILTNWGVYVYKQETSMNNIQFIPPNLINSFSYMLLSWLDLHRSYEQYKKHILNSFKFTDILNTDSIWRQSDVADIFSKVIFRWLRNTKAEIADEASSSLCGASLKQGHEDSVADVVQVLEMLKENVPKHIAEHECYQLEDRFVESLLTAYVELENTLNIRMPIVLVYIDIQGTNQRYWGNMEIKLGDPVFKSVLSRFNDFPFRVGTTTETSATILELKCQPDFEEEASSSSIEESFEEDAVYEELMRRIGQDAMSLNKHYGKIKASIVQIDGPFSEMYETEASLFQMLMRNRFTRLYMFGSPYKITITSYGMIRSEDEYIPIVRTCFWLLYAVLLVLILLSFCFTHMILVWGWLLVKKFFVVSCKKVYRIIDKSIMRVKKKEL from the exons ATGATGAATCACGTTGAGTTCACACACGACGTTTTTCTAAGTTTCAGAGGCAGAACACGCTACTCCTTCACCGATCATCTCTTCCGTTCTCTTCTCCGTCACGGAATCGATGTTTTCAGAGATGATAAAAACATCAAGATCGGCGACGAAATTGGTCCTTCACTTCTACAAGCAATCGAAGCTTCTAGAATCTCGATTGTTGTTCTTTGTAAAGACTACGCTTCTTCCAGTTGGTGCCTTGACGAGCTTGTTAAGATCGTTGACTGTTATGAAAATAATGGAAAATTggtttttgttatattttataaggTTGAACCTTCTGATGTTAGACATCAGAGAAATAGTTATGAAATTGCTATGATTGAACATGAGAACAGATTTGGAAGGGAATCGGAGAAGGTTAAAGCATGGAGGGCAGCTTTGAATAGAGTTTGTGCTCTTAGTGGACTTCATTACAGAGATGATAT CTATGAATCTGAGTTTATTGATAAGATTGTCAGAGACATCTCAGCTAAACTACCTCCCATGCCTTTACAAATCAAACACTTAGTTGGACTTGATTCTCGTTTTGAACAATTGAAGTCTCTCATTGATATCGATTCTGATGATTCTGTTTGCATGTTGGGAATTTGTGGAGGTGGTGGATTAGGCAAAACCACATTTGCCATGGATATATATAACAAGATCAGACATCGATTTGAAGCTGGAAGTTTTCTTTCTAATGTCAGAGAAAAATCAAATGGAAGCACTAGTGGCCTGGGAGATCTGCAAAGGACACTTCTGTCTGAAATGGGTGTGGAGACACAAACCATGATGGGAAGCACATTTAGAGGAAGTTCAGAAATAAAACGCAGGCTATCCCACAAAAGAGTTCTTTTGGTACTAGATGATGTTGATTCAGTAAAACAATTGGAAACATTAGCTGGAGGACATGATTGGTTTGGTTTTGGTAGCAGAATCATCATAACAACAAGAGATGCAGATGTTCTACATAAGCATGATGTGAAAACATATAAACTGGAAGAGTTAAATTATCATGAATCCATTGAACTCTTTTGTTGGTATGCCTTTAATATGAGCAAACCTGCAGAAAACTTTGGAAATATCTCGTCTCGTGCAATAAATTATGCAAAGGGTATTCCATTGGTTTTAAAAGTAATAGGATCGAATTTAAAAGGTAAGAGCATAGAGGACTGGGATATTGAACTGCAGAAATATAAAAAGGTTCCAGATGTTGAGATTCAAGGTGTACTGGAAATAAGCTACAAAAGCCTATCTGACTTGGACCAAAAAGTTTTTCTTGACATTGCTTGCTTTTTCAAAGGGgaaagatgggattatgttaaaAGGGTACTAGATGCTTGTGATTTCTACCCAATTATACGAGTATTTGTTAGTAAATGTCTCATAActgttgatgaaaatggttGTTTAGAAATGCATGATCTAATACAAGACATGGGTAGAGAGATTGTTCGGAAGGAATCTGTATCAAACCCTGGTGAACGCAGCAGATTATGGTCTCATAAAGATGTTCTTGATGTACTAAAAGGAAACATG GGAAGTTCTACAGTTGAAGGAATAAAGCTTCATCCCccaaaacaagaaaaagtaGATCAGTGGGCTCATACTGCCTTCGAGAAGATGAAAAACCTCAGAATTTTGATTCTTAGGAATACATTATTTTTATCAGGTCCTAATTATCTGCCAAATAGTTTACGTCTACTCGATTGGAAGAGCTTCCCATCAAAGAATTTCCCGCCAGATTTTTATCCATATAGAATTGTTGACTTCAAGTTACCTCATTGCTCTATGATATTGAAAAAGCCCTTCCAG ATTTTTGAGGATTTAACATTCATCAATCTCTCGCATAGTCAATCCATAACTCAAATTCCTGATCTGTCTGGAGCTAAAAACTTAAGAATGTTTACACTTGATAAATGTCGTAAACTGGTAAGGTTTGATATATCAATTGGGTTTTTGCCTAATCTGGTGTATTTAAGTGCTTCTGGGTGCACTGAGCTCAAATGTTTTGTGCCAAAAATGTATTTGCCATCCCTTCAAGAGCTTTCATTTAATTTCTGCGAAAAGTTGGAATACTTCCCACATGTAATACAAAAGATGGATAAGCCGTTAAAGATTTACATGATAAATACTGCCGTTAAGGAGTTTCCAAAGTCTATTGGTAACCTTACGGGGCTTCAATATATAGACATGTCACAATGTAAAGGGGTCAAAGATCTATCGAGTAGCTTCTTACTGCTTCCAAAACTGCTCACTTTGAAAATTGATGGATGCTCTCAACTTGGGGCATCATTTCAAAAGTTCAAAGATCGCCATTCAGGGGCAAATGGTTATCCAAATTTAGAAACACTTCATTTTAGCGAGGCTAATCTATCATATGAAGATGTTGATGCCATTATTGAATGTTTTCCAAAACTCACAGACTTGAAAGTATCACACAGTGAGTTTATAGCCCTTCCAAAATGCATCAGAGGTTCTTTGCACTTGAAAAGTCTTGATGTGAGCTTTTGCAATAATCTCACAGAAATTCCAGAACTTCCATTAAGTATTCAGAAAATAGATGCAGGACATTGTCAATCCTTAACATCAGAGGCATCAAGTTTGCTGTGGTCTAAG GTTCCCCAAGAGATCCAAAGAATACAAGTTGTGATGCCGATGCTGAAAAGGGAGATTCCAGAATGGTTTGACTGTATTTACTCTCAAGGGATTCCGATTTTTCGGGCTCGCAGGAAGTTTCCCATTGTTGCTTTAGCATTAGTTTTCCAGgaagtaaaaaaaacaacagaCAATCTTCCTTCATTTATGGATAATATAAGATTGTTGTCTGGAATTAAGAAATTTTACATTATTAGCCTCCATTTGTTTATTGATGGCCAAGAAATTTGTGGCAGGGATTTCCATTTTTTCAATGTTGGGGAAGATCATGTGATATTGTGTGATCTACGAGTTTTGTTTAGTGATGAAGAGTGTCAGAACCTTAATGCAAGTCTTGGAGATGACTGGAAGACAATTCAGGTTCAAATTCAATGTGTTCCTAACTTGAAGCAAGACTTGATTCTGACTAATTGGGGAGTTTATGTGTACAAGCAAGAAACAAGCATGAATAATATACAATTCATACCTCCCAATCTGATCAACTCTTTTTCCTATATGCTATTATCATGGTTGGATCTACATAGATCTTATGAGCAGTACAAGAAACATATTTTGAACAGTTTCAAATTTACTGACATATTGAATACGGATTCCATTTGGCGACAATCAGATGTTGCAGACATTTTTTCCAAAGTGATTTTCCGCTGGTTGAGAAATACCAAGGCTGAAATTGCAGACGAGGCTTCCTCCTCACTGTGTGGGGCAAGTTTAAAGCAAGGCCATGAAGATTCTGTAGCAGATGTGGTTCAGGTATTAGAGATGCTAAAAGAGAATGTACCAAAACATATTGCTGAACATGAATGTTATCAATTGGAAGACAGATTTGTGGAAAGCTTATTGACGGCATATGTAGAATTGGAAAACACCTTGAACATAAGAATGCCTATTGTTCTAGTGTACATTGATATACAGGGAACGAACCAACGCTATTGGGGAAACATGGAGATAAAATTGGGAGATCCAGTTTTCAAATCAGTGTTGAGTAGGTTTAACGATTTTCCATTTCGAGTTGGGACAACCACTGAAACCTCAGCCACTATCCTTGAGTTGAAATGCCAGCCTGACTTTGAGGAGGAAGCTTCGAGCTCTAGCATTGAAGAATCCTTTGAGGAAGATGCTGTATATGAGGAGTTAATGAGGAGGATAGGGCAAGATGCTATGAGCTTGAATAAACATTATGGCAAGATAAAGGCATCTATTGTTCAAATTGATGGGCCATTTTCTGAAATGTATGAAACAGAAGCTTCCCTCTTCCAAATGCTTATGAGAAATCGTTTTACGAGATTGTATATGTTTGGATCACCATACAAGATTACGATCACATCTTATGGGATGATTAGGTCAGAGGACGAATATATACCCATTGTCAGGACATGTTTCTGGTTATTGTACGCGGTTCTTCTTGTTCTAATCTTGCTGTCATTTTGTtttactcatatgatattagtGTGGGGTTGGTTGCTTGTCAAGAAATTTTTTGTTGTGTCTTGTAAAAAAGTATACAGGATAATTGACAAGAGTATTATGAGAGTAAAGAAGAAGGAATTGTAG